One part of the Candidatus Methylomirabilota bacterium genome encodes these proteins:
- a CDS encoding MmgE/PrpD family protein translates to MRGPRRPESAVSTRFAERIAAFRFRDLPPGVVAQAKLIVLDTLGAMLAASAPKYPAGRLVMEFVHRLGGAPESSLVGQGSRSSCVNAALGNATLAYACDLEPHHPGAILHAPAVIVPTSLAVGEMAGADGARCLAAVVLGIEVACRVSYALDPVALYDRGFHPSAICGAFGAAAAAGHLFRLTPQRQAVALGLAMQQASGLLAWAADPTEHSRPLNPGLAARNGTTAAYLARLGFGGPPAPFDGRYDAFTAFSGHANPGALLADWGRRFHLSGVAYKRYASCAFTHPGLDALLGLAADERLGAADIQRIVLRFPKSGAHMIDDHPLRSHCAQYVLPVGLVFGRVGFDDIVVDRSRHPEVARLRAGLSLVHDPDLDAGYPARYTSVVEILTGDGRRLSRRVESAKGTPANPFTPEEIRAKFRRLTAALVPPARAAALLAEVDGLDRAPGLMRLAVLLRARVGAGSRR, encoded by the coding sequence ATGCGGGGCCCCCGCCGTCCCGAATCGGCTGTCTCCACGCGTTTCGCCGAGCGGATCGCGGCCTTCCGCTTCCGGGATCTCCCGCCGGGGGTCGTGGCCCAGGCGAAGCTGATCGTCCTCGACACGCTCGGCGCCATGCTGGCGGCATCGGCGCCCAAGTACCCGGCCGGCCGCCTGGTGATGGAGTTCGTCCACCGGCTCGGCGGCGCCCCCGAGTCGAGCCTCGTCGGCCAGGGATCCCGGAGCTCCTGCGTCAACGCCGCCCTGGGCAACGCGACGCTGGCCTACGCGTGCGACCTCGAGCCGCACCATCCCGGCGCGATCCTGCACGCTCCCGCCGTCATCGTGCCGACCAGCCTGGCGGTCGGCGAGATGGCGGGAGCCGATGGAGCCCGCTGCCTCGCCGCCGTGGTGCTGGGCATCGAGGTGGCCTGCCGGGTCTCGTATGCCCTCGACCCCGTCGCGCTCTACGACCGCGGCTTCCACCCGAGCGCGATCTGCGGCGCCTTCGGAGCGGCCGCGGCGGCCGGTCACCTCTTCCGGCTGACGCCCCAGCGTCAGGCGGTGGCTCTCGGCCTCGCCATGCAGCAGGCCTCCGGTCTCCTCGCCTGGGCCGCCGATCCTACCGAGCACTCGCGGCCGCTCAACCCGGGTCTGGCGGCGCGGAACGGCACGACCGCCGCCTATCTCGCCCGCCTCGGGTTCGGCGGGCCGCCGGCCCCCTTCGACGGGCGCTACGACGCGTTCACCGCGTTCTCGGGGCATGCAAACCCCGGCGCCCTGCTGGCGGACTGGGGTCGTCGCTTCCACCTGTCCGGGGTCGCCTACAAGCGCTACGCCTCCTGCGCGTTCACCCACCCCGGGCTCGACGCCCTGCTCGGCCTCGCGGCCGACGAGAGGCTCGGAGCCGCCGACATCCAGCGCATCGTGTTACGGTTCCCCAAGAGCGGCGCCCACATGATCGACGATCATCCCCTCCGATCCCACTGCGCGCAGTATGTCCTGCCGGTCGGCCTCGTCTTCGGTCGGGTGGGATTCGACGACATCGTGGTCGACCGCAGTCGACACCCGGAAGTGGCCCGACTTCGCGCCGGCCTGAGCCTGGTCCACGATCCGGATCTCGACGCCGGCTACCCGGCGCGGTACACCTCGGTGGTCGAGATCCTCACCGGAGACGGCCGGCGCCTCTCACGGCGCGTCGAGTCGGCCAAGGGCACCCCCGCCAACCCCTTCACGCCGGAGGAGATCCGCGCCAAGTTCCGGCGGCTCACCGCCGCCCTCGTCCCCCCCGCTCGGGCTGCCGCCCTCCTGGCCGAGGTGGACGGACTCGACCGGGCGCCCGGCCTGATGCGTCTGGCCGTGCTCCTGCGGGCGAGGGTCGGGGCGGGGAGCCGGCGATGA